One window of Eisenibacter elegans DSM 3317 genomic DNA carries:
- the rlmN gene encoding 23S rRNA (adenine(2503)-C(2))-methyltransferase RlmN produces the protein MNTLSQTDIRTLSLEQLKDFFVSIGEKPFRAKQVYEWLWKKSATDFEQMTNLSQATRQRLAEHFSIRPIRIAQTQKSNDGTIKTAFSLHDTHLIEGVLIPTPERMTACVSSQVGCSLTCKFCATGYMARKRNLDAAEIYDQVVQIARQAEENYGQPLTNIVYMGMGEPLLNYKNVLQSVELLTSPEGLGMSPKRITVSTAGIAKMIEKLGDDEVKFNLALSLHAANEQKRNQIMPINETNSLPALTKALQHFYQRTKNKITLEYILFYGFNDTTQDADELYRFSKKVPCKINIIEYNPIANASFLNTDEDTLLRFQRHLEQKGLVVNVRRSRGKDIDAACGQLAVKEGE, from the coding sequence ATGAATACCCTCTCTCAGACCGATATACGCACCCTCAGCCTTGAGCAACTCAAAGATTTTTTTGTATCAATAGGTGAGAAGCCCTTTCGCGCCAAACAGGTGTATGAGTGGCTCTGGAAAAAATCAGCCACTGATTTTGAGCAGATGACCAATCTCTCCCAAGCCACACGCCAGCGCCTGGCCGAGCATTTTAGCATCCGCCCTATCCGTATTGCGCAAACACAGAAGAGTAACGACGGCACTATCAAGACAGCATTCTCACTACACGATACCCACCTGATAGAAGGGGTGCTTATTCCTACGCCCGAGCGGATGACGGCCTGCGTGTCGTCACAGGTGGGTTGCTCGCTGACCTGTAAGTTTTGCGCCACAGGCTATATGGCTCGCAAGCGCAACCTCGACGCTGCCGAAATCTACGACCAAGTAGTACAGATAGCCCGCCAAGCCGAAGAGAACTATGGCCAACCCCTCACCAATATCGTGTATATGGGTATGGGCGAACCCCTGCTAAACTACAAAAACGTACTCCAGTCCGTAGAGCTACTGACCTCTCCCGAGGGCTTGGGTATGTCGCCCAAGCGCATCACGGTCTCCACGGCGGGCATTGCCAAGATGATTGAAAAACTGGGCGACGACGAGGTGAAGTTCAACCTTGCCCTCTCCCTACACGCCGCCAATGAGCAGAAACGCAATCAGATTATGCCCATCAACGAGACCAATAGCCTGCCCGCACTGACCAAGGCGCTGCAACATTTTTATCAGCGTACCAAAAACAAAATCACGCTGGAATACATCCTCTTTTATGGCTTCAACGACACCACCCAAGACGCTGACGAACTCTACCGCTTCAGCAAAAAAGTGCCTTGCAAAATCAACATCATCGAGTACAACCCCATCGCCAATGCCTCCTTCCTCAACACTGATGAAGACACCCTGTTGCGCTTTCAGCGGCATTTGGAGCAGAAAGGCTTGGTAGTAAATGTACGCCGCAGCCGAGGCAAAGACATTGACGCTGCCTGTGGCCAACTAGCCGTCAAAGAAGGCGAATAA
- the rpsL gene encoding 30S ribosomal protein S12, protein MPTIQQLVRKGRKQLTSKSKSPALDSCPQRRGVCTRVYTTTPKKPNSAMRKVARVRLTNGKEVNAYIPGEGHKLQEHSIVLIRGGRVKDLPGVRYHIVRGALDTGGVDGRRQARSKYGAKRPKEAKAKK, encoded by the coding sequence ATGCCTACCATTCAACAATTAGTCAGAAAAGGACGCAAGCAGCTGACCAGTAAGTCAAAGTCTCCGGCCTTAGACAGCTGCCCCCAGCGCCGTGGTGTATGTACCAGAGTATATACTACTACGCCTAAAAAGCCAAACTCAGCCATGCGTAAAGTAGCGCGTGTACGCCTTACCAATGGCAAAGAAGTCAACGCCTACATCCCAGGTGAAGGCCACAAGTTGCAAGAGCACTCTATCGTATTGATTCGCGGTGGTCGTGTGAAGGACTTGCCAGGCGTTCGTTACCACATCGTTCGTGGAGCTTTGGATACCGGTGGAGTAGACGGTCGTCGTCAAGCCCGCTCTAAGTATGGAGCCAAACGCCCCAAAGAGGCCAAAGCCAAAAAGTAA
- the rpsG gene encoding 30S ribosomal protein S7 encodes MRKRKPPKRYVLPDPKFSDVQVTKFVNNLMERGKKNLAYNIFYGALEIVETKTGENGLETWRKALGNVMPGVEVRSRRVGGATFQVPSEVRPERRESLGIKWLINYARKRGEKTMQERLAGEIIAAAKGEGAAVKKKDDTHRMADANKAFSHFRF; translated from the coding sequence ATGAGAAAAAGAAAACCACCCAAGAGATACGTCCTTCCTGATCCTAAATTTAGCGACGTACAAGTAACCAAGTTTGTAAACAACTTGATGGAGCGCGGCAAGAAAAACCTTGCTTACAACATCTTCTACGGCGCATTGGAAATAGTAGAAACCAAGACAGGCGAAAATGGCCTCGAAACTTGGCGCAAGGCTTTGGGCAATGTAATGCCCGGCGTAGAAGTACGCAGCCGTCGTGTAGGTGGTGCTACTTTCCAAGTACCTAGCGAAGTGCGCCCTGAGCGTCGCGAATCTCTCGGCATTAAATGGTTGATTAACTACGCACGCAAGCGTGGCGAAAAAACAATGCAAGAGCGCCTAGCCGGTGAAATTATCGCCGCCGCCAAAGGTGAAGGAGCTGCCGTGAAGAAAAAAGATGATACCCACCGTATGGCAGATGCCAACAAAGCCTTCTCTCATTTTAGATTCTAA
- the fusA gene encoding elongation factor G, whose translation MADLVHLRNIGIMAHIDAGKTTTTERILYYTGLTHKIGEVHDGAATMDHMVQEQERGITITSAATTTRWNYPTVQGELIPESKAYRINIIDTPGHVDFTVEVERSLRVLDGAVALFCAVSGVEPQSETVWRQADKYHVPRICFVNKMDRSGADFFRVVEDIQNTLKAKAVPMQVPIGAEETFKGVVDLVTKKAVIWDEASQGKKYDLVDIPADLVETVAEWRQNLIESVAEYDEALMEKFFEDEDSITEEEIRAAVRKAVIDMAFFPVFCGSAFKNKGVQAVLDAVCSYMPSPLDLPPVTGTNPDSGEEEVRKPDNNQPFAALAFKIATDPFVGRLCFMRVYSGTLDSGSYVLNNRTGKKERISRLMQMHANKQNPIDKIEAGDICAGVGFKDIKTGDTLTDEKHPLVLESMSFPEPVIGYAIEPKAQADVDKLGSAIAKLVEEDPTLRVETDQETGQTVMRGMGELHLEIILDRLQREFKVEVNQGAPQVAYKESLTGTVEHKEVYKKQSGGKGKFADIVFELGPREDNQPGLQFVNDIVGGVIPREFIPAIQKGFEQALANGPLAGYPVEGVKVRLFHGSFHDVDSDSLSFELAARMGFREAARKAAPRLKEPIMSVEVVTPEEFTGPVTGDLNRRRGIMKGMDTRGGAQVIKADVPLSELFGYVTDLRTISSGRASANLTFSHYEFVPQNIADDVVAKSKGTPVR comes from the coding sequence ATGGCTGACTTAGTTCATCTGCGCAATATCGGTATCATGGCGCACATCGATGCCGGTAAAACAACCACCACCGAGCGCATACTTTATTACACTGGTCTGACTCACAAAATCGGTGAGGTTCACGACGGTGCTGCTACCATGGACCACATGGTGCAAGAGCAGGAGCGCGGTATTACTATTACCTCTGCTGCTACAACAACCCGCTGGAATTATCCTACTGTACAGGGCGAACTTATCCCTGAAAGTAAGGCTTACCGTATCAACATCATTGATACTCCAGGCCACGTGGATTTTACAGTTGAGGTAGAACGTTCTTTGCGCGTCTTGGATGGTGCAGTTGCCTTGTTTTGTGCCGTATCTGGTGTAGAACCCCAGTCTGAAACCGTATGGAGACAAGCGGACAAGTACCACGTACCACGGATCTGTTTTGTAAACAAAATGGACCGCTCAGGTGCAGACTTCTTCCGTGTTGTTGAGGATATCCAAAATACCCTGAAAGCCAAAGCCGTACCGATGCAAGTACCTATCGGCGCTGAAGAAACTTTCAAAGGCGTGGTAGACTTGGTAACGAAGAAGGCTGTTATTTGGGATGAAGCTTCTCAAGGTAAAAAGTACGACCTAGTTGATATCCCTGCCGACCTCGTAGAGACTGTAGCCGAATGGCGACAAAACCTCATCGAGAGCGTAGCCGAGTATGACGAAGCGCTGATGGAGAAATTCTTCGAAGACGAAGACTCTATCACTGAAGAAGAAATCCGCGCTGCCGTTCGCAAGGCTGTTATCGATATGGCCTTCTTCCCTGTGTTCTGTGGCTCTGCCTTCAAAAACAAAGGGGTTCAGGCAGTACTCGATGCTGTTTGTTCTTACATGCCTTCACCTCTTGACCTTCCCCCTGTAACAGGTACTAACCCTGACAGCGGAGAAGAAGAGGTGCGTAAGCCTGACAACAATCAGCCTTTTGCCGCCTTAGCTTTCAAAATTGCCACTGACCCCTTCGTTGGCCGTCTTTGCTTTATGCGTGTGTACTCTGGTACGCTCGACTCAGGCTCTTACGTACTCAACAACCGTACTGGTAAGAAAGAACGTATCTCTCGCCTGATGCAGATGCACGCCAACAAGCAGAACCCTATCGATAAAATCGAAGCTGGTGATATCTGCGCAGGTGTTGGATTTAAGGACATCAAAACCGGTGATACTCTCACCGACGAGAAACACCCGCTCGTATTGGAGTCTATGAGCTTCCCAGAGCCCGTTATCGGATACGCTATTGAGCCTAAAGCTCAGGCTGACGTAGACAAGCTCGGCTCGGCGATTGCCAAACTAGTAGAGGAAGACCCTACCCTACGTGTAGAAACTGACCAAGAAACCGGCCAGACAGTTATGCGTGGTATGGGTGAATTGCACCTCGAAATCATCCTTGACCGCCTACAGCGCGAGTTTAAGGTTGAAGTAAACCAAGGTGCTCCTCAAGTAGCTTACAAAGAGTCACTTACAGGTACTGTAGAACACAAAGAAGTCTACAAAAAGCAAAGTGGTGGTAAAGGTAAATTCGCCGATATCGTGTTCGAACTCGGCCCCCGCGAAGACAACCAGCCTGGCTTGCAGTTTGTAAACGACATCGTGGGTGGTGTGATTCCTCGCGAATTTATCCCCGCTATCCAGAAAGGCTTTGAACAAGCTTTGGCCAACGGCCCTCTTGCCGGATACCCGGTAGAAGGTGTGAAGGTGCGCTTGTTCCACGGTTCTTTCCACGATGTTGACTCTGACTCACTCTCGTTCGAATTGGCCGCCCGTATGGGCTTCCGTGAAGCTGCCCGCAAAGCCGCTCCACGTCTGAAAGAGCCTATCATGAGTGTAGAGGTAGTAACTCCTGAAGAGTTTACAGGCCCCGTAACAGGTGACCTCAACCGTCGTCGTGGTATTATGAAAGGAATGGATACTCGCGGTGGTGCGCAAGTAATCAAAGCTGACGTACCTTTGTCAGAGCTATTTGGTTATGTAACCGACCTCCGTACCATCTCTTCTGGTCGTGCTTCTGCCAACCTTACATTCTCTCACTATGAGTTTGTACCGCAGAACATCGCCGACGATGTTGTCGCTAAAAGCAAAGGTACTCCCGTACGCTAG
- the rpsJ gene encoding 30S ribosomal protein S10: protein MTQKIRIKLKSYDHNLVDKSAEKIVKAVKQTGAVVNGPIPLPTKREIFTVLRSPHVNKKSREQFQLSTYKRLVDIYSTSAKTVDALMKLELPSGVDVEIKV, encoded by the coding sequence ATGACGCAAAAAATCAGAATAAAACTAAAATCATACGATCACAACTTGGTAGATAAATCTGCTGAGAAAATCGTAAAGGCAGTAAAACAAACTGGTGCTGTTGTGAACGGCCCTATTCCACTGCCTACCAAGCGCGAAATCTTTACTGTATTGCGCTCGCCACACGTAAACAAAAAATCACGTGAGCAATTCCAACTCAGCACCTACAAGCGCCTTGTAGATATCTACTCTACTAGCGCCAAAACTGTAGATGCACTGATGAAGCTCGAATTGCCTAGCGGTGTAGACGTAGAAATCAAAGTCTGA